One window from the genome of Candidatus Didemnitutus sp. encodes:
- the xerD gene encoding site-specific tyrosine recombinase XerD codes for MSVARSRRSQPKDAPMPPAPAAFADEIDAFISTLELERGLSRNTSQSYEKDLVQAAHFLARQGVAGWRAATTDNLSAWLHWLADEKFTESSQARKLSAMRMLFRKHLVPSGARSDDPTELLSGPKFRRKLPQVLSPGEMEKLLVAPTGADAYSVRDRAMLELFYSSGLRISELCALTLQQVDLEHGFVRVFGKGSKERVVPLGEKAKDAVVAYLGSGRPRLVKPRTGSELFLSERGKAISRKTVWAIVKTHAQRAGISKHVKPHLLRHSFATHLLGGGADLRAIQEMLGHASIGTTQIYTAVESSRLLDQHAKHHPRNKLRE; via the coding sequence ATGTCCGTCGCTCGTTCCCGCCGCTCGCAGCCGAAAGACGCGCCCATGCCACCGGCGCCGGCGGCGTTCGCGGACGAAATCGACGCTTTCATCAGCACGCTCGAACTCGAGCGCGGCCTCTCGCGCAACACCTCGCAATCCTACGAAAAGGATCTCGTGCAAGCGGCGCACTTCCTCGCCCGCCAAGGCGTCGCCGGTTGGCGCGCCGCGACGACGGACAATCTCTCCGCGTGGCTGCACTGGCTCGCCGACGAGAAATTCACGGAGTCCAGCCAGGCGCGGAAACTCAGCGCGATGCGGATGCTCTTCCGCAAGCACCTCGTGCCGTCCGGCGCGCGCAGCGACGACCCGACGGAGTTGCTGAGCGGACCGAAATTCCGCCGTAAACTCCCGCAGGTGCTCTCGCCCGGCGAAATGGAAAAACTGCTCGTCGCTCCGACCGGTGCCGACGCCTACAGCGTGCGCGATCGCGCGATGTTGGAACTGTTTTATTCGAGCGGCCTGCGCATCTCTGAGCTCTGCGCGCTCACGCTGCAGCAAGTCGACCTCGAGCACGGCTTCGTGCGCGTCTTCGGCAAAGGCAGCAAGGAGCGCGTCGTCCCGCTCGGCGAAAAGGCGAAGGACGCCGTCGTCGCCTATCTCGGCTCCGGTCGCCCGCGTCTCGTGAAGCCGCGCACCGGCAGCGAACTGTTCCTCTCCGAGCGCGGCAAAGCCATCTCGCGTAAAACCGTCTGGGCTATCGTCAAAACCCACGCGCAGCGCGCCGGCATTTCCAAGCACGTAAAGCCGCACCTGCTGCGCCATTCGTTCGCCACGCACCTGCTCGGCGGCGGCGCGGATTTGCGCGCGATTCAGGAGATGCTCGGCCACGCCAGCATCGGCACGACGCAGATCTACACCGCGGTCGAATCCTCGCGCCTGCTCGACCAACACGCGAAGCATCACCCGCGCAACAAGCTGAGGGAGTAG
- the infA gene encoding translation initiation factor IF-1 — MSDGKSIEVEGKVVAVLPGTMFRVQLTNGHVVLAHISGKLRKHFIKIAAGDTVKMEMSPYDLEKARITYRVRELNPNPGPRPGGFRRR, encoded by the coding sequence ATGTCTGACGGCAAATCGATCGAAGTAGAAGGTAAGGTCGTCGCCGTCCTCCCGGGCACGATGTTCCGCGTTCAATTGACCAACGGCCACGTGGTGCTGGCCCACATCTCGGGCAAGCTGCGCAAGCACTTCATCAAGATCGCAGCCGGCGACACGGTGAAGATGGAGATGAGTCCCTACGATCTCGAGAAGGCGCGCATCACCTACCGTGTGCGCGAGCTGAACCCCAATCCCGGCCCGCGTCCAGGCGGTTTCCGTCGCCGCTGA
- a CDS encoding nucleoside deaminase, whose amino-acid sequence MADSFSEQRTALPCPFDKVHPSQLVRDDAFFMWLAYNQAIDAWRADEVPIGAVIELGGEVVAAAHNQRDSTRDPTAHAEIIALGQAARAIGDWRLNDATLYVTKEPCPMCSGATLMSRVKRVVYAVADPKMGCLGGATDLNALPQVNHHLTITRGVLEEPCLKLIQAYFQLKRREV is encoded by the coding sequence ATGGCCGACTCCTTTTCAGAGCAACGCACCGCGCTCCCCTGCCCGTTCGACAAAGTCCACCCGTCGCAACTCGTGCGCGACGACGCGTTTTTCATGTGGCTCGCCTACAACCAAGCCATCGACGCCTGGCGCGCGGACGAGGTGCCGATCGGCGCCGTGATCGAGCTCGGCGGCGAGGTCGTCGCCGCGGCCCACAACCAGCGCGACAGCACGCGCGACCCGACCGCGCACGCCGAGATCATCGCCCTGGGCCAGGCCGCGCGCGCGATCGGCGATTGGCGGCTGAACGACGCCACACTCTACGTCACCAAGGAGCCGTGCCCGATGTGCTCAGGCGCGACGCTCATGTCGCGCGTGAAGCGGGTCGTCTACGCTGTCGCCGATCCGAAGATGGGCTGTCTCGGCGGAGCGACCGACCTCAACGCGCTGCCGCAGGTGAACCACCACCTCACCATCACACGCGGCGTGCTCGAGGAACCGTGCCTGAAACTCATCCAAGCCTACTTCCAGCTGAAGCGACGCGAGGTCTGA
- a CDS encoding superoxide dismutase [Mn] (SodA; manganese binding; only present under aerobic conditions; destroys free radicals): protein MAYELPKLPYAYNALEPHIDARTMEIHHTKHHQAYVTNANNALKDHPALAALDVNALIADLAKVPENIRGVLRNNAGGHSNHSFFWTIMGPGKGGAPKGALADAINATWGSFDAFKAEFAKAAAGRFGSGWAWLLVSADKKLSIGSTANQDSPLMGKAVAGVEGTPVIGLDVWEHAYYLNYQNRRPDYVTAFWNVVDWDAAAKNYGA from the coding sequence ATGGCATACGAACTCCCGAAACTGCCCTACGCCTACAACGCCCTCGAGCCGCACATCGACGCGCGCACGATGGAAATCCACCACACGAAGCACCACCAGGCTTACGTGACCAACGCGAACAACGCGTTGAAGGACCACCCGGCCCTCGCCGCGCTCGACGTCAACGCGCTCATCGCCGACCTCGCAAAGGTCCCGGAAAACATCCGCGGCGTCCTCCGCAACAACGCCGGCGGCCACAGCAATCATTCGTTCTTCTGGACGATCATGGGCCCGGGCAAAGGCGGCGCACCGAAAGGCGCGCTGGCCGACGCCATCAACGCCACCTGGGGCTCGTTCGACGCCTTCAAGGCCGAGTTCGCGAAGGCCGCCGCCGGCCGCTTCGGCTCCGGCTGGGCCTGGCTGCTCGTCAGCGCCGACAAGAAGCTCTCGATCGGTTCGACCGCGAACCAGGACAGCCCGCTCATGGGCAAGGCCGTCGCGGGCGTCGAAGGCACACCGGTCATCGGCCTCGATGTCTGGGAGCACGCTTATTACCTGAACTACCAGAACCGCCGCCCGGACTACGTCACGGCGTTCTGGAACGTCGTGGACTGGGACGCCGCCGCGAAGAACTACGGCGCCTGA
- a CDS encoding 4-oxalocrotonate tautomerase family protein, with protein sequence MPYVNVQITRGATRAQKQQLVADITRSLQQHLGKKPEQTHIVIDEIDTDNWGFAGMLTTDYLAQMNAVKASSRIPGKKKPRGTARLERK encoded by the coding sequence ATGCCTTACGTCAACGTGCAGATCACCCGCGGCGCCACGCGCGCTCAGAAACAGCAGCTCGTGGCCGACATCACACGCTCGCTGCAGCAGCATCTAGGCAAGAAGCCCGAACAGACGCACATCGTCATCGATGAGATCGACACCGACAACTGGGGGTTCGCCGGGATGCTGACGACGGATTACCTCGCGCAGATGAACGCGGTGAAAGCCTCGTCGCGGATTCCGGGCAAGAAAAAGCCGCGCGGCACCGCGCGGCTCGAAAGGAAGTGA
- a CDS encoding adenylate/guanylate cyclase domain-containing protein, which translates to MAKKAKLDWRMLLLLPIPLLWALAGHFGYLRVAEDLTLSWRYRFRGERAAPVKIVYVDIDSRSIGDLKNFPWPRSYFSELGAALIGEGRARAVGVDVVFSEKGMSAAYDAKLWREANIEFYRYLLTDPPMVFAASYSAAEYREANQELKVRELPLIRKGLPPLDQIPTPEVLELELRRGMLWSPPRIALIDTLNGGTQWVPLFVPTSTNTVQRFDHMALALALTYWGVPGENVKITRDAIEVPRADGQIIAHIPLTDQQMLEVNWFSRWLSPQNPRVSFSVALGHALSLREGTEEEKKAAREFFAEFRDAIVLIGPVDQLLQDLATTPFDDQPVPKVGIHGNLLKTIISGDYLHRLPLWALYVLTFVLAVAVTALAVLGGARGLWSKAAALLLLLGYGALAFVLFKTSHVVLPFAAPLGGAFTMAFAGIGWQLIVEEKQKGRIKGMFSAYLAPTVVNSLIDSGKEPELGGHEETITAYFSDIQAFSTFSEKMTPARLVELMNEYLTACTDIVQEEGGTLDKYIGDAVVAMFGAPLPLPDHAYRACVASIRVQKKIEELRQKWRSEGEKWPPVVHNLRARLGLNSGPAIIGNMGSRTRFSYTMMGDNVNLAARMESGAKLMGVYTMVTDTTRADCEKHGGDRIVFRFLDKIVVKGRSLPVGVHEVVGLKADVSSQTLECLALHAQAIARYHAQDWAGAIALFAQAAKLELHQPDKALAIESNPSLIMTERCRYMEAHPPGADWDGVFVMKEKG; encoded by the coding sequence GTGGCCAAGAAGGCGAAACTCGACTGGCGGATGCTGCTGTTGCTGCCGATCCCGCTGCTGTGGGCGCTCGCCGGGCATTTCGGCTACCTGCGCGTGGCCGAGGATCTGACGCTCAGCTGGCGCTACCGCTTCCGCGGCGAGCGCGCCGCGCCGGTCAAGATCGTCTACGTGGACATCGACTCGCGCTCGATCGGCGACCTGAAGAACTTCCCGTGGCCGCGCTCCTATTTCTCGGAACTCGGTGCGGCGTTGATCGGCGAGGGCAGGGCCCGCGCGGTCGGCGTCGACGTGGTGTTTTCGGAAAAGGGCATGTCCGCCGCCTACGATGCCAAGCTCTGGCGGGAGGCGAACATCGAGTTCTACCGCTACCTCCTGACCGACCCGCCGATGGTGTTCGCGGCGTCGTATTCGGCGGCCGAGTATCGGGAAGCCAACCAGGAGCTGAAGGTGCGCGAATTGCCGCTCATCCGGAAAGGCCTGCCGCCGCTCGACCAGATTCCCACGCCGGAAGTGCTCGAGCTCGAATTGCGGCGCGGCATGTTGTGGAGCCCGCCACGCATCGCGCTCATCGACACGCTGAACGGCGGCACGCAATGGGTGCCGCTCTTCGTGCCCACCTCCACGAACACGGTGCAGCGTTTCGACCACATGGCCCTGGCGCTCGCGCTGACCTACTGGGGCGTGCCTGGTGAGAACGTGAAGATCACGCGGGACGCGATCGAGGTGCCCCGCGCGGATGGTCAGATCATCGCGCACATTCCGCTCACCGATCAGCAGATGCTCGAAGTGAACTGGTTCTCACGCTGGCTCTCGCCCCAGAACCCGCGGGTGAGTTTTTCGGTCGCACTGGGCCACGCGCTGTCGTTGCGGGAAGGCACGGAGGAGGAGAAGAAGGCCGCGCGCGAGTTCTTCGCGGAGTTCCGCGACGCCATCGTGCTCATCGGCCCGGTGGATCAGCTGTTGCAGGATCTTGCGACCACGCCGTTCGACGACCAGCCGGTGCCGAAGGTCGGCATCCACGGCAATCTCCTCAAGACGATCATCAGCGGCGACTACCTTCATCGTCTGCCGCTGTGGGCGCTCTACGTGCTGACGTTCGTGCTCGCGGTCGCCGTCACGGCGCTGGCGGTCCTCGGTGGCGCTCGCGGCCTGTGGTCGAAGGCGGCGGCGTTGCTCCTGCTACTCGGCTACGGCGCGCTCGCCTTCGTGCTCTTCAAGACTTCGCATGTCGTGCTGCCGTTCGCGGCGCCGCTGGGCGGGGCGTTCACCATGGCGTTCGCCGGCATCGGCTGGCAGCTGATCGTGGAGGAAAAGCAGAAGGGCCGCATCAAGGGCATGTTCTCCGCCTACCTCGCGCCCACGGTCGTCAACAGCCTGATCGATTCCGGCAAGGAACCCGAACTCGGCGGACACGAGGAGACGATCACCGCGTATTTTTCGGACATCCAGGCGTTCTCGACCTTCTCGGAAAAGATGACGCCCGCGCGGCTCGTCGAGTTGATGAACGAGTATCTCACCGCCTGCACCGACATCGTGCAGGAGGAGGGCGGCACGCTCGACAAGTATATCGGCGACGCCGTCGTTGCGATGTTCGGCGCGCCGCTGCCGCTGCCGGATCACGCCTATCGCGCGTGCGTCGCCAGCATCCGCGTGCAGAAGAAGATCGAGGAACTCCGCCAGAAATGGCGCAGCGAGGGCGAGAAGTGGCCGCCGGTCGTGCATAACCTCCGCGCGCGCCTCGGCCTCAACTCCGGCCCCGCCATCATCGGCAACATGGGCAGCCGCACGCGTTTCAGCTACACCATGATGGGCGACAACGTGAACCTCGCCGCTCGCATGGAGTCCGGCGCGAAGCTCATGGGTGTCTACACGATGGTCACCGACACGACGCGCGCCGATTGCGAGAAACACGGCGGCGACCGCATCGTGTTTCGCTTCCTCGATAAGATCGTGGTGAAAGGCCGCTCGCTCCCGGTCGGCGTGCACGAAGTCGTCGGCTTAAAGGCAGACGTCAGCTCGCAGACGCTCGAGTGTCTCGCTTTGCACGCACAAGCCATCGCGCGTTACCACGCGCAGGATTGGGCGGGCGCGATCGCGCTCTTCGCGCAGGCCGCGAAATTGGAGCTCCACCAGCCGGACAAGGCGCTCGCGATCGAGAGCAATCCCTCGCTGATCATGACCGAGCGCTGCCGCTACATGGAGGCCCATCCGCCCGGCGCGGATTGGGACGGCGTGTTCGTGATGAAGGAAAAGGGCTGA
- a CDS encoding FecR domain-containing protein: MKSSVLRFVFSALFAIGLCLQAVAQGAAPAGTMKPGAIKVGKVQGKVTRLAADSQTSVLKVGDTLIETDTVKTDAGALVVLVFANGASIKLGSATEMKIEEFKMDPFEKPIEVAKLENEPTTSRTRLTLHRGEMIGDVKHLNKDGGSKFDISTSVGAAGIRGTQFRIVFTPSGDGKSFTFQLQTADGHVVFTGQGQTGGAAAVDVLSQKEIVVTAEATVDPNTGSVTVTKVDVPATTTTMSTEQTAAIKQTVTEVIVDAAKNTTITPEEQQQAATTPTNTDTSGSSGTSGSSGSGDTSGNSGTSGNTGGTSGDTKDSTSGQSGTGTGTGTGSGTGTGTGGNPGTTPAAPRTTNGAGG, from the coding sequence ATGAAATCTTCGGTCCTTCGTTTTGTTTTCAGCGCGCTTTTTGCCATCGGTTTGTGCCTGCAAGCCGTCGCGCAGGGCGCGGCGCCGGCCGGGACGATGAAACCGGGCGCGATCAAGGTCGGCAAAGTGCAGGGCAAGGTGACGCGACTGGCCGCCGATTCGCAGACGAGCGTCCTCAAGGTCGGCGACACGCTCATCGAAACCGACACCGTCAAGACCGATGCGGGCGCGCTGGTCGTCCTCGTTTTCGCCAACGGCGCGTCGATCAAACTCGGCAGCGCCACCGAGATGAAGATCGAGGAGTTCAAGATGGACCCCTTTGAAAAACCGATCGAGGTCGCCAAGTTGGAAAACGAACCCACCACGTCGCGCACGCGGTTGACGCTCCATCGCGGCGAAATGATCGGTGACGTGAAGCACCTGAACAAGGACGGCGGCTCCAAGTTCGATATCTCCACGTCGGTCGGCGCGGCCGGCATTCGTGGCACCCAGTTCCGCATCGTGTTCACGCCGTCCGGCGACGGCAAATCGTTCACCTTCCAACTGCAGACGGCCGACGGACACGTCGTGTTTACCGGCCAGGGTCAGACCGGCGGCGCCGCCGCCGTCGACGTGTTGAGTCAGAAGGAAATCGTCGTGACGGCCGAGGCGACCGTCGATCCGAACACCGGCTCCGTGACCGTGACCAAGGTGGACGTTCCGGCCACGACCACCACGATGTCGACCGAGCAGACGGCGGCGATCAAGCAGACCGTCACGGAAGTCATCGTCGACGCGGCGAAAAACACGACCATCACTCCCGAGGAGCAGCAGCAGGCCGCCACCACTCCGACCAACACGGACACGAGCGGGAGCTCCGGCACCTCCGGCAGCAGCGGCAGCGGCGACACTTCCGGCAATAGCGGCACATCGGGCAACACCGGCGGCACTTCCGGTGACACGAAGGACTCCACTTCCGGCCAGAGCGGCACCGGCACGGGCACCGGAACAGGTTCGGGCACCGGCACCGGAACGGGCGGCAACCCGGGCACGACTCCTGCGGCACCGCGCACGACCAACGGCGCGGGCGGCTGA
- a CDS encoding O-antigen ligase family protein, with translation MPNASANAPAAESPAVARIADTGEWLLTLGLAVTLAWTTLCLGGYLAGTVLWSARATWGLVAFASLLLVLRPRPLDGRALLPVPFLLFALASVVWIAPAKWLAWREWLLWFQMWLWFVLALHFARSRAQTWTLVGTVLTLALTGVAMAAYQRFVDPKWIMLGRTQAEQFWTRSAGMFGIPNSLACLLEFSLPFGLVVLGARSVSVTAKILCGWLTLVFLFGLVLTGSRGGWIGAAAALALWPVLTSRTVRRGALGAVAVLAIFCGALVTLYFSSPAARQRIEPFLTGELESSRPILWRAAVRLWQEAPWLGTGAASYNVIFDRLRPRGFIDEPDWTHNDYLNTLSDYGAAGFVLWAGAGAAVLILGWRGVRAARRETAGNASLFFFGWRWRLAGWLGLVAFAVHLFVDFHTKIPALAYLAGLVAALVLRKPEGGDSPGVRSRIGSAVLALGLVSVVVWCAWRGERLYRAEALRFDARWEVDHVALGKGRLADAVPFALLNLQEAVKVDPTNGRAWADLSYVQGLSWHVTRGNAVATGRRAAESAARAIALCPLVAESWVHQGVALDMQGRSAEAEPSFDRAIELAPTVARWRFYRAFHFSIDPGRKSEALAELETCLSLDPYFAQAKALRARLSAGRQ, from the coding sequence ATGCCGAACGCCTCCGCCAACGCGCCCGCCGCCGAATCTCCGGCGGTGGCGCGCATCGCCGATACGGGCGAATGGCTGCTCACCCTCGGACTCGCGGTGACGCTTGCGTGGACGACGCTTTGCCTCGGCGGCTACCTGGCGGGGACCGTGCTCTGGTCGGCGCGCGCGACGTGGGGACTGGTGGCGTTCGCGTCGCTGTTGCTCGTGCTGCGGCCACGGCCGCTCGATGGGCGGGCGTTGCTGCCGGTGCCGTTTCTGTTGTTCGCCCTGGCGAGCGTGGTCTGGATCGCGCCGGCAAAGTGGCTGGCTTGGCGCGAGTGGCTGTTGTGGTTCCAGATGTGGCTGTGGTTCGTGCTCGCGCTGCATTTTGCGCGGTCGCGTGCGCAGACATGGACGCTGGTCGGCACGGTTTTGACGTTGGCGCTGACGGGCGTGGCAATGGCGGCCTATCAGCGTTTCGTCGACCCGAAGTGGATCATGCTTGGCCGGACGCAGGCGGAGCAGTTCTGGACGCGCTCGGCGGGCATGTTCGGCATCCCGAACAGCCTCGCGTGTTTGTTGGAATTCTCGCTGCCGTTTGGGCTGGTGGTGCTCGGTGCGAGGTCAGTTTCGGTTACGGCCAAGATTCTGTGTGGCTGGCTGACGCTCGTGTTTCTGTTCGGCCTCGTGCTCACGGGCAGTCGCGGCGGGTGGATCGGCGCGGCCGCGGCGCTGGCATTGTGGCCCGTGTTGACGAGTCGCACTGTGCGTCGCGGGGCGTTGGGCGCGGTGGCGGTGTTGGCGATTTTCTGCGGCGCGCTTGTGACGCTCTATTTCTCCAGCCCAGCGGCTCGCCAGCGCATCGAGCCGTTTCTGACCGGGGAACTGGAGTCGAGCCGTCCGATTCTGTGGCGTGCGGCTGTGCGGCTCTGGCAGGAGGCGCCGTGGCTCGGCACGGGCGCGGCATCCTACAATGTCATCTTCGATCGCCTCCGCCCGCGTGGCTTCATCGACGAGCCGGATTGGACGCACAACGACTACCTCAACACGTTGAGCGACTACGGCGCGGCGGGCTTTGTCTTGTGGGCGGGGGCGGGGGCTGCGGTGCTGATTCTCGGGTGGCGCGGGGTGCGGGCGGCGAGGCGGGAGACGGCGGGCAACGCGTCCTTATTTTTCTTCGGCTGGCGCTGGCGGCTCGCCGGCTGGCTGGGTCTGGTCGCGTTCGCGGTGCACTTGTTTGTGGATTTCCACACGAAGATTCCGGCTCTCGCTTATCTCGCGGGCTTGGTCGCGGCGTTGGTCTTGCGGAAACCGGAGGGCGGCGATTCGCCGGGCGTCCGGTCACGCATCGGGAGCGCGGTGCTCGCTCTGGGCTTGGTCAGCGTGGTGGTCTGGTGCGCGTGGCGCGGCGAACGCCTCTATCGTGCCGAAGCGTTGCGTTTCGATGCGCGGTGGGAGGTCGACCATGTGGCGCTGGGCAAGGGGCGGCTCGCTGACGCGGTGCCGTTCGCGCTCCTGAATCTTCAAGAAGCGGTAAAAGTGGATCCCACCAACGGCCGGGCTTGGGCGGACCTTTCCTACGTCCAAGGGCTGTCTTGGCACGTGACGCGCGGCAATGCTGTCGCCACCGGTCGGCGGGCCGCGGAGTCGGCCGCGCGCGCGATCGCGTTGTGCCCGCTCGTCGCGGAATCTTGGGTGCACCAAGGTGTAGCGCTCGACATGCAGGGGCGGAGCGCGGAGGCGGAGCCGTCGTTCGATCGCGCGATCGAACTCGCGCCGACCGTGGCGCGGTGGCGCTTCTATCGCGCGTTTCACTTCAGCATCGACCCGGGCCGGAAGTCGGAGGCGTTGGCGGAGCTCGAAACCTGTTTATCACTTGACCCCTATTTTGCCCAGGCGAAGGCTCTGCGCGCCCGCCTGAGCGCGGGACGTCAGTAG
- a CDS encoding glutamine synthetase III, protein MSVSPSRLAAISAANNYRTTKTVAFNESHSAGLFGKNVFNDKIMQQRLPKAAYKSLKKTIDTGATLEAGVLDIVATAIKDWALEHHATHYAHVFQPLTGITAEKHDSFLEPDGRGGAIAEFSGKQLAQGEPDASSFPSGGIRATFEARGYTAWDVTSPCYLVENANGVTLCIPTAFVSWTGEALDLKTPVLRSMKALDQQARRILKLFGHSQIAMVTATAGPEQEYFLIDRNFYLSRPDLLTAGRTLFGAKPPKGQEFEDQYFGVIPDRVLACMHECEAELYKLGVPVKTRHNEVAPSQYEIAPIYENANIAADHQQQVMITLKRVARKYGLECLLHEKPFAGVNGSGKHLNWSLGNATQGNLLEPGSTPHANMQFLVFCAAVIRAVHKHGALLRAMVASASNDHRLGANEAPPAIISIFLGEQLADVFEQLKKGKAKSSKSAGTMHLGVDTLPLLMKDAGDRNRTSPFAFTGNKFEYRAVAANQSIAAPLAALNTIMAESLDYIATKLEKAPKSKKFEDVVQDVLTEIAKEHSAVIFNGNGYSEEWHKEAAKRGLPNLRTSVDAIPVLAAKSTIAAYEAYGILTKRELEARRDIAFEQYVKAIAVEANVVTEMVNTKFIPTAISYQTALAQNVAALRAAGAKADTGLLDKVTGILDQLTAELAKLEEIRADHVSGLEAEAAHMCHEVLPQLLAIRKAVDALEAVCPDESWPLPTYEEMLFIR, encoded by the coding sequence ATGAGCGTTAGTCCCTCTCGCCTCGCGGCGATCTCTGCGGCCAACAATTACCGCACGACGAAGACCGTGGCTTTCAATGAAAGCCACTCTGCCGGCCTCTTCGGCAAAAACGTCTTCAACGACAAAATCATGCAGCAGCGCCTCCCGAAGGCAGCCTACAAGTCGTTGAAGAAGACCATCGACACCGGCGCGACCCTCGAGGCTGGCGTGCTCGATATCGTCGCCACCGCGATCAAGGACTGGGCGCTCGAGCACCACGCCACGCACTACGCGCACGTTTTCCAGCCGCTCACCGGAATCACCGCGGAAAAGCACGACAGCTTCCTCGAACCCGACGGCCGCGGTGGCGCCATCGCCGAGTTCTCCGGCAAGCAGCTCGCGCAAGGCGAGCCCGACGCCTCGTCGTTCCCCTCCGGCGGCATCCGCGCGACTTTCGAAGCCCGCGGCTACACCGCGTGGGACGTCACCAGCCCGTGCTACCTCGTCGAGAACGCCAACGGCGTCACGCTCTGCATCCCGACCGCGTTCGTCTCGTGGACGGGCGAAGCGCTCGACCTCAAGACCCCGGTGCTCCGCTCGATGAAGGCGCTCGATCAGCAAGCGCGCCGCATCCTGAAGCTCTTCGGCCACTCCCAGATCGCGATGGTCACCGCCACCGCCGGCCCCGAGCAGGAATACTTCCTGATCGACCGTAATTTCTACCTCAGCCGCCCCGACCTCCTCACCGCTGGTCGCACGCTGTTCGGCGCCAAGCCGCCGAAGGGCCAGGAGTTCGAAGACCAATACTTCGGCGTCATCCCGGACCGCGTTCTCGCGTGTATGCACGAGTGCGAAGCCGAGCTCTACAAGCTCGGCGTGCCGGTCAAGACCCGCCATAACGAGGTCGCGCCGTCGCAATACGAGATCGCGCCCATTTACGAGAACGCGAACATCGCGGCCGACCACCAGCAGCAGGTCATGATCACGCTGAAGCGCGTCGCGCGGAAGTATGGTCTCGAGTGCCTCCTGCACGAGAAGCCCTTCGCCGGCGTCAACGGTTCCGGCAAGCACCTCAACTGGTCGCTCGGCAACGCCACGCAGGGCAACCTGCTGGAACCCGGCAGCACGCCGCACGCGAACATGCAGTTCCTCGTGTTCTGCGCCGCCGTCATTCGCGCCGTCCACAAGCACGGCGCCCTCCTCCGCGCGATGGTCGCCTCCGCTTCCAACGACCACCGCCTCGGCGCCAACGAGGCCCCGCCCGCCATCATCTCGATCTTCCTCGGCGAGCAGCTCGCCGACGTGTTCGAACAGCTCAAGAAGGGCAAGGCCAAGTCCTCCAAGTCGGCCGGCACGATGCACCTCGGCGTCGACACGCTGCCGCTCCTCATGAAGGACGCCGGCGACCGCAACCGCACTTCGCCGTTCGCCTTCACCGGCAACAAATTCGAATACCGCGCCGTCGCCGCCAACCAGTCCATCGCCGCCCCGCTGGCCGCGCTGAACACGATCATGGCCGAGTCCCTCGACTACATCGCGACCAAGCTCGAGAAGGCGCCGAAGTCCAAGAAGTTCGAGGATGTCGTACAGGACGTGCTGACCGAAATCGCCAAGGAGCACAGCGCCGTCATCTTCAACGGCAACGGCTACTCCGAAGAGTGGCACAAGGAAGCCGCCAAGCGCGGTCTCCCGAACCTCCGCACCTCCGTCGACGCCATTCCGGTGCTCGCCGCGAAGTCCACGATCGCCGCCTACGAAGCCTACGGCATCCTCACGAAGCGCGAACTCGAGGCCCGCCGCGACATCGCCTTCGAGCAATACGTCAAGGCCATCGCCGTCGAGGCCAACGTCGTCACGGAAATGGTGAACACCAAGTTCATCCCGACCGCGATTTCCTACCAGACCGCGCTCGCGCAGAACGTCGCCGCCCTCCGCGCCGCCGGCGCCAAGGCCGACACCGGTCTGCTCGACAAGGTCACCGGCATCCTCGACCAGCTCACCGCCGAACTGGCGAAGCTCGAAGAGATCCGCGCCGATCACGTCTCCGGTCTCGAAGCCGAGGCCGCGCACATGTGTCACGAAGTGCTTCCGCAGCTCCTTGCCATCCGCAAGGCCGTGGACGCGCTCGAGGCCGTGTGCCCCGACGAGTCGTGGCCGCTGCCGACCTACGAAGAGATGCTCTTCATCCGCTGA